The genomic stretch aaagctgtggccattaacccccatgtgaacagcttcatgcagtcgctgattgagttcgaatggacgacttcaaagtaaaggccactgtggtctgtctgccacagtttaatttttaatttatttttagtgttcaatgaaattcaagtagaatatttaaaactatgggccagtgttctttttaccacagtgaaatgttaccttttagtcgatgatggactttaaactgaaaacttcaaactatggaccagtgttctatttgccagagttaaatatgttacagcaggggtctccaaacttgtttatacttgttgattttattttatttaacttgtttatatgcttattattgtttaaaatcttgttttaaatatgttttgtttcaattaaatgtttttttaaaataaaattttgatacatacattgcttggattgccttttaattcgttatgttttaatgtagcatttttaccatattaataactatagatttaaacctaaatatctagctattatatataatattattgtattaactgtaataagtaataaatagtatttatgggtcaaaatagacattacagtaaattactgtaaaaatagactactgtaataaaatattgtaaaattacagtacagtactgctttgtaactatacagtactagtttgtgtactgtaaaatggcattacagtacagtactgtaaaaccaaaatacagtaacttactggcaaccgtgctgccagtaccgtactgtaaaaatacagggaaatcgttaacagtgtacaTTTTATCTGTTTAATCATTATTTCAACATCCAACAGAAAGAACTGAAGGAGACGCAGAGAAAATACCAGCAGAGAATCCAGGAGAGCCAGAAGAAGCTTCAGGAGCTGAGAGATGCTGTGAAGACTCATAAGGTGAGTTTTGATCAGAAGAACAACTGCTGTCTGCTGTTTCAGATCTGTTTCAGACTCAGTTAGGACTCTCATCCAATCAGTCAGTGAGGAGTTCAGTGCTGGATGACTTTCACTGAAGTCCACTGTGGGTAACAGACTGTGTGATGTACCAGTAAGAGCTGAGTGAATGCTGCTGATTCTAATGCTCCTCTCTCTGTGTGTCCTAACAGCGCTCTGCACAGACAGCAGTGGACGACACTGAGAGGATCTTTACTCAACTGATCCAAACCATTGAGAGAAGACGATCTGAGGTGACACAGCTGATCAGAGATCAGGAAAAGACTGCAGTGAGTGAAGCTAAAGGACTCTTGAAGCGACTGGAGCAGGAGATTGATGATCTGAGGAGGAGAGACGCTGAGCTGGAGCAGCTTTCAAACACAGATGATCACATCCATTTCCTCCAGGTAACAGAGATCTGAAAAACACAACAGTGATCTTTAGGAAGTGAAGAGCATGTTTTACTGAGATGATATTTTCTATGAAATGTTTCAGTGTCATCAGtttatgtttgtgttgtttgtctttgtgtttgtgtagagttttcagtctctctctgttCCTCCTGGATCTTCAGACTCACTCAGCATCACTGTCAGCTCTCTCATCTCTTTTGATGATGTAGGAAAATCTTTGTCTCATCTGAGAGAGAAACTGGAGGATTTCTGTAGAGAAGAGATAGAGAAGATTTGTGATAAAGGTAAAGCACTCTCTTATATcatgtaaaaataatattatattttgtagaAATAgagagaaaatcactcactgattctgaataaatatattttttcaacaTAGTTTTTCGTGAACCTGAGACCAGGGAGCAGTTCCTAAAATGTGAgtcaaaataaacattaaataaacagaCTGATGCTGATAAAGACATGAACAGTGAAAATCTTCATTTCAGTCATTTTAAACTCCTCTATAATGATACTCATGAATCAAACTGAATGTGCagaataaacagaaaaaaaataactgTGCTCACCCACAATGAAACATAACTGTGAGATCAAATAGCAGTTTATAAATCAAGTTTCTTATTTTATATTCAAAtcttataatttaaaataagtttttctATACACAAAAATTATCTACACTTAAATGAAATTATAACAAAACAGGATGATGaatataaaagtaaaacaatcagATTAGAATTTGTCTATAGTGTAAATGATCTCTGTTAACATTGACAGTCCTCAGacttgaagttttattttaattatataaatgtacaattttacattcaaataatgtttttgattTGTCTCCATCAGATTATCATCACTTCACTGCAgatccaaaaacagcacataaacgtctctgtctgtctgaggGGAACAGAGTGATTACTAAAACTGACACAGTCCAGCCTTATCCTGATCATCCAGACAGATTTGATGTTTGTCGTCAGGTGTTGTGTAGTGAGAGTGTGAGTGGACGCTGTTACTGGGAGGTTGAGTGGAGTGGTGTGGTGTTTATATCAGTGTCATATAAGAGCATCAGCAGGAAGGGACGGGGTGATGAGTGTTGGTTTGGACGTAATGATCAGTCCTGGAGATTGCGCTGCTCTGACTTCAGTTGTTTATTCCTGCACAATAACATCGAGACTGAACTCCCTGTAGTGTCCAGATCTTCTAGAATAGGAGTTTATGTGGATCACAGTTCAGGATCTCTGTCCTTCTACAGCGTCTCTGACACAATGACCCTCATCCACAGAGTCAACACCACATTCACTAAACCTCTCTATCCTGGGTTTAATGTTCGTGGATCAGTAAAACTGTGTGATATTTAAGTAATATCGCTCGAGTAAGaatgtgatatagctctatatcatcacggctgtgattaggccagaggcacgaggccgtaggcaatcacagccgtgatgatatagagctatatcacacgactccgagagcgatattgcttttatacaacagttcgacggcacacgtttgaaaaacgaaaactagaatacaacaacggagttattttaaaagcctctttctTTGGGAACTActtcttccgccacggatttgagggcggccagaatgacaggtaaaactttcggctgctttgaagctcataataactcaatggacggaa from Paramisgurnus dabryanus chromosome 6, PD_genome_1.1, whole genome shotgun sequence encodes the following:
- the LOC135744253 gene encoding nuclear factor 7, brain-like, whose product is MAEASISVIQDQFICSICLDLLKDPVTIPCGHSYCMSCITGYWDQDDQKRNYSCPQCRQTFTTRPVLNKNTMLAEVVEILKKTKLQTDRPSLSYAEVEDVKFDVCTERKHKAVKSCLKELKETQRKYQQRIQESQKKLQELRDAVKTHKRSAQTAVDDTERIFTQLIQTIERRRSEVTQLIRDQEKTAVSEAKGLLKRLEQEIDDLRRRDAELEQLSNTDDHIHFLQSFQSLSVPPGSSDSLSITVSSLISFDDVGKSLSHLREKLEDFCREEIEKICDKVFREPETREQFLKYYHHFTADPKTAHKRLCLSEGNRVITKTDTVQPYPDHPDRFDVCRQVLCSESVSGRCYWEVEWSGVVFISVSYKSISRKGRGDECWFGRNDQSWRLRCSDFSCLFLHNNIETELPVVSRSSRIGVYVDHSSGSLSFYSVSDTMTLIHRVNTTFTKPLYPGFNVRGSVKLCDI